A stretch of the Salminus brasiliensis chromosome 23, fSalBra1.hap2, whole genome shotgun sequence genome encodes the following:
- the plpp2a gene encoding phospholipid phosphatase 2 isoform X1 produces MMELKKKKIFILVDVLCVLVAAMPCMILTFMFQPYKRGVYCNDESIRYPYKTDTISHGMMATVTISCSIIIITSGEAYLVYTKRLYSNSGFNHYAAALYKVVGTFLFGGCVSQSLTDMAKFTIGRPRPNFMAVCAPTECNGYMLEINCTGNIRNVNESRLSFYSGHSSFGMYCMLFLALYVQARMAFKWARLLRPTIQFFLVAFAIYVGYTRVSDYKHHWSDVLVGLLQGALIAILNVRYVSDFFKERPPLCDQSETADNEEMERKPSLQIAEPERNNHYNFAGTV; encoded by the exons ATGATGGagttaaagaagaagaagatctTCATCCTGGTGGACGTCCTGTGTGTATTGGTTG CTGCGATGCCATGCATGATCCTGACGTTCATGTTCCAGCCTTACAAGCGAGGCGTGTACTGTAACGACGAGAGCATTCGTTACCCCTACAAAACAGACACCATCTCTCATGGCATGATGGCCACTGTCACCATCTCCTGCTCCATCATCATC ATTACCTCAGGAGAAGCCTATCTGGTCTACACCAAGCGTCTCTACTCCAACTCTGGCTTTAATCACTACGCTGCAGCGCTCTATAAAGTGGTGGGGACATTTCTGTTCGGTGGCTGTGTAAGCCAGTCACTGACGGACATGGCTAAATTCACCATTGGACGCCCACGGCCCAACTTCATGGCGGTCTGTGCTCCGACTGAGTGCAACGGCTACATGCTGGAGATAAACTGCACAGGAAACATTCGCAACGTGAACGAATCCAG GCTGTCCTTCTACTCGGGCCACTCTTCTTTTGGGATGTACTGCATGCTGTTTTTGGCG ctaTACGTACAGGCACGCATGGCATTCAAATGGGCACGCCTCCTCCGACCCACAATTCAGTTCTTCCTGGTCGCTTTTGCAATTTATGTGGGCTACACACGAGTGTCTGACTACAAACACCACTGGAGTGACGTGCTTGTGGGCCTCCTGCAGGGAGCGCTCATCGCCATCCTTAAC GTGCGATACGTCTCTGATTTCTTCAAGGAGCGGCCTCCCCTCTGCGACCAGTCTGAGACAGCCGACAACGAGGAGATGGAGCGTAAACCCAGCCTGCAGATAGCCGAGCCAGAAAGGAATAACCATTATAACTTCGCTGGGACCGTATGA
- the plpp2a gene encoding phospholipid phosphatase 2 isoform X3: MMELKKKKIFILVDVLCVLVAAMPCMILTFMFQPYKRGVYCNDESIRYPYKTDTISHGMMATVTISCSIIIITSGEAYLVYTKRLYSNSGFNHYAAALYKVVGTFLFGGCVSQSLTDMAKFTIGRPRPNFMAVCAPTECNGYMLEINCTGNIRNVNESSYTYRHAWHSNGHASSDPQFSSSWSLLQFMWATHECLTTNTTGVTCLWASCRERSSPSLTCDTSLISSRSGLPSATSLRQPTTRRWSVNPACR; the protein is encoded by the exons ATGATGGagttaaagaagaagaagatctTCATCCTGGTGGACGTCCTGTGTGTATTGGTTG CTGCGATGCCATGCATGATCCTGACGTTCATGTTCCAGCCTTACAAGCGAGGCGTGTACTGTAACGACGAGAGCATTCGTTACCCCTACAAAACAGACACCATCTCTCATGGCATGATGGCCACTGTCACCATCTCCTGCTCCATCATCATC ATTACCTCAGGAGAAGCCTATCTGGTCTACACCAAGCGTCTCTACTCCAACTCTGGCTTTAATCACTACGCTGCAGCGCTCTATAAAGTGGTGGGGACATTTCTGTTCGGTGGCTGTGTAAGCCAGTCACTGACGGACATGGCTAAATTCACCATTGGACGCCCACGGCCCAACTTCATGGCGGTCTGTGCTCCGACTGAGTGCAACGGCTACATGCTGGAGATAAACTGCACAGGAAACATTCGCAACGTGAACGAATCCAG ctaTACGTACAGGCACGCATGGCATTCAAATGGGCACGCCTCCTCCGACCCACAATTCAGTTCTTCCTGGTCGCTTTTGCAATTTATGTGGGCTACACACGAGTGTCTGACTACAAACACCACTGGAGTGACGTGCTTGTGGGCCTCCTGCAGGGAGCGCTCATCGCCATCCTTAAC GTGCGATACGTCTCTGATTTCTTCAAGGAGCGGCCTCCCCTCTGCGACCAGTCTGAGACAGCCGACAACGAGGAGATGGAGCGTAAACCCAGCCTGCAGATAG
- the plpp2a gene encoding phospholipid phosphatase 2 isoform X2, with product MPCMILTFMFQPYKRGVYCNDESIRYPYKTDTISHGMMATVTISCSIIIITSGEAYLVYTKRLYSNSGFNHYAAALYKVVGTFLFGGCVSQSLTDMAKFTIGRPRPNFMAVCAPTECNGYMLEINCTGNIRNVNESRLSFYSGHSSFGMYCMLFLALYVQARMAFKWARLLRPTIQFFLVAFAIYVGYTRVSDYKHHWSDVLVGLLQGALIAILNVRYVSDFFKERPPLCDQSETADNEEMERKPSLQIAEPERNNHYNFAGTV from the exons ATGCCATGCATGATCCTGACGTTCATGTTCCAGCCTTACAAGCGAGGCGTGTACTGTAACGACGAGAGCATTCGTTACCCCTACAAAACAGACACCATCTCTCATGGCATGATGGCCACTGTCACCATCTCCTGCTCCATCATCATC ATTACCTCAGGAGAAGCCTATCTGGTCTACACCAAGCGTCTCTACTCCAACTCTGGCTTTAATCACTACGCTGCAGCGCTCTATAAAGTGGTGGGGACATTTCTGTTCGGTGGCTGTGTAAGCCAGTCACTGACGGACATGGCTAAATTCACCATTGGACGCCCACGGCCCAACTTCATGGCGGTCTGTGCTCCGACTGAGTGCAACGGCTACATGCTGGAGATAAACTGCACAGGAAACATTCGCAACGTGAACGAATCCAG GCTGTCCTTCTACTCGGGCCACTCTTCTTTTGGGATGTACTGCATGCTGTTTTTGGCG ctaTACGTACAGGCACGCATGGCATTCAAATGGGCACGCCTCCTCCGACCCACAATTCAGTTCTTCCTGGTCGCTTTTGCAATTTATGTGGGCTACACACGAGTGTCTGACTACAAACACCACTGGAGTGACGTGCTTGTGGGCCTCCTGCAGGGAGCGCTCATCGCCATCCTTAAC GTGCGATACGTCTCTGATTTCTTCAAGGAGCGGCCTCCCCTCTGCGACCAGTCTGAGACAGCCGACAACGAGGAGATGGAGCGTAAACCCAGCCTGCAGATAGCCGAGCCAGAAAGGAATAACCATTATAACTTCGCTGGGACCGTATGA